From Pyrenophora tritici-repentis strain M4 chromosome 1, whole genome shotgun sequence, the proteins below share one genomic window:
- a CDS encoding Herpes-BLLF1 domain containing protein encodes MLSSMLLAASAIALGVSAQDLPHHYARDAGVAVDVDIRLPALYVHAELDAEVDADIHVDLNLLNIIEVKADVDIQAELQAKVDLWVGPEIDFIHGQKWYLSHTSGTPFSNLTHGGCEFKYQNPSDPKSEVDFLLALEVGVIGLDVQVGTIFGGLVAYPNYPYSWKFTGAGQLLSVTADITILGWGTDANGNAFLVIHNSAFVGLNIGASISIYSASAHGVADVTLHAIIAASIDLNVLDIKVLVNVLVSLGIQINAEIDLDLLDGCDAACRANQYTRNFPLLSIGSRKFKA; translated from the exons ATGTTGTCCTCTATGCTCCTCGCTGCCAGCGCCATTGCGCTCGGCGTCAGTGCCCAGGATCTCCCCCACCATTACGCCCGGGACGCTGGAGTTGCAGTCGATGTCGATATCCGCCTGCCAGCTCTCTACGTTCATGCCGAGCTTGACGCTGAAGTTGATGCTGATATCCATGTCGACCTCAACCTCCTCAACATTATTGAGGTTAAGGCTGATGTCGATATTCAGGCTGAACTGCAGGCCAAGGTCGACCTTTGGGTTGGCCCAGAGATTGACTTCATCCACGGACAGAAGTGGTACTTGTCTCACACATCTGGTACTCCATTTTCCAACTTGACCCACGGTGGATGCGAATTCAAGTACCAGAACCCCAGCGACCCCAAGTCTGAGGTCGACTTCCTCCTTGCTCTTGAAGTTGGAGTAATTGGACTTGACGTTCAGGTCGGCACGATCTTCGGTGGTCTGGTCGCATACCCCAACTACCCCTACTCTTGGAAGTTCACCGGCGCTGGTCAGCTCCTCAGTGTTACCGCCGACATCACTATCCTTGGCTGGGGAACCGACGCCAACGGCAACGCATTCCTGGTTATCCACAACTCTGCTTTTGTTGGCCTCAACATTGGCGCCAGCATCTCCATCTACAGCGCCAGTGCTCATGGCGTTGCTGATGTCACCCTCCATGCTATCATCGCGGCTTCCATTGACCTCAACGTCCTTGACATCAAGGTCCTTGTCAACGTCCTTGTTAGCCTTGGCATTCAGATCAACGCCGAGATCGACCTCGACCTCCTTGAC GGTTGCGACGCTGCTTGCCGTGCCAACCAATACACCCGCAACTTCCCCCTGCTCAGCATCGGATCCAGGAAGTTCAAGGCATAA